A part of Phoenix dactylifera cultivar Barhee BC4 chromosome 2, palm_55x_up_171113_PBpolish2nd_filt_p, whole genome shotgun sequence genomic DNA contains:
- the LOC120104510 gene encoding protein WHAT'S THIS FACTOR 9, mitochondrial-like, giving the protein MGPYGEVSNAATTTSVVHPTMTMPLFARFPFSIPLQTLNPTKPNARLRSPWPVFLLIQIGSISSLKVAWRKDRLLDSAIERDKRWHLCAHVVREVLNEPGHAIPLRYLEKRRERLHLPVKVKTFLSRYPNLFDLYPDRIKPKTEPVPFLRPSPRLRSFLALEASLRTRQEPLVLAKLCKLLMMSRDRVIPAEKLLNVKRDFGFPDDLLTSLVPKYPHLLRLILS; this is encoded by the exons atgggccctTATGGAGAGGTGAGTAATGCCGCCACCACCACCTCGGTGGTCCATCCCACCATGACCATGCCTTTGTTCGCGCGATTCCCCTTCTCCATCCCCCtgcaaaccctaaaccctactAAACCAAATGCTCGTCTTCGTTCCCCATGGCCCGTCTTCCTCCTCATCCAGATCGGCTCCATCTCCAGCCTCAAGGTAGCCTGGCGCAAGGACCGCCTCCTCGACTCCGCCATCGAGCGCGACAAGCGGTGGCACCTCTGCGCCCACGTCGTCCGCGAGGTCCTCAACGAGCCCGGCCACGCCATCCCGCTCCGCTACCTCGAGAAGCGCCGCGAAcgcctccacctccccgtcaAGGTGAAGACCTTCCTCTCCCGCTACCCCAACCTCTTCGACCTCTACCCCGACCGCATCAAGCCCAAGACCGAGCCCGTCCCCTTCCTCCGCCCTTCCCCCCGCCTCCGCTCCTTCCTCGCCCTCGAAGCCTCCCTCCGCACCCGCCAGGAGCCCCTCGTCCTCGCCAAGCTCTGCAAGCTCCTCATGATGTCCAGGGACAGGGTCATCCCCGCCGAGAAGCTCCTCAACGTCAAGCGCGACTTCGGCTTCCCCGACGACCTCCTCACCTCCCTCGTCCCCAAATACCCCCACCTCCTCCGCCTCATCctcag TTAA
- the LOC120104891 gene encoding MDIS1-interacting receptor like kinase 2-like — translation MSHNQLYGQISPSWAHCQNLTRFSISENLLTGNIPPEFGTLLQLHVLDLSSNQLAGEIPRELGTMSLLFNLNLSDNKISGIIPLEFGKLSNLEILDLSNNDISSPIPPQLEGCIKLRILNLSKNKFDGIIPSQLGELKELQDLLDLSHNFFGGEIPSQLASLTYLISLNLSHNNLSGAIPSSLGSMLSLLSIDVSYNNLEGPLPRSKLFQNASAEWFIRNKGLCDEVPSLPTCGSTTVSTHHSTKNHIILFVITPILGTLVLLGLSTIIIAALHRRGNPIEKKDTDIVIGDLFSILNFDGRVAYDYIINASENFDEKYCIGSGTYGKVYKVELPMEQVVAVKKLHPMEGVFDEKNFQNEIQALTRIRHRNIVKLHGFCTSSGCKFLIYEYIEKGSLASILCNQETAEELNWERRVHIIKDVTHALSYMHHDCNLYIVHRDISSNNILLGSDFKAYLSDFGTARILKSDSSNWSTVAGTFGYAAPGKSFFQFVLLIIVVILFVIYIY, via the coding sequence ATGAGCCACAACCAATTATATGGCCAAATCTCACCAAGTTGGGCACATTGTCAAAATTTGACACGCTTCAGTATTTCAGAAAACCTACTTACTGGGAACATACCTCCTGAATTTGGGACGTTGCTTCAGTTACATGTCTTGGACCTTTCTTCAAATCAACTTGCAGGAGAAATACCAAGAGAGTTAGGTACCATGAGCTTATTGTTCAACTTGAATTTGAGTGATAACAAAATATCTGGAATAATTCCCTTGGAATTTGGAAAATTATCCAATCTGGAAATTCTTGATTTATCTAACAACGACATCAGCAGCCCAATACCACCACAATTAGAGGGTTGTATTAAACTGCGCATCTTGAATTTGAgcaaaaataaatttgatgggATCATTCCGTCTCAACTTGGAGAGTTAAAAGAATTGCAAGATTTACTTGATCTGAGCCATAATTTTTTTGGAGGAGAGATACCATCACAACTGGCAAGTTTGACATATTTAATATCTTTGAACTTGTCCCACAATAATCTGTCAGGTGCCATTCCTTCATCTCTTGGAAGCATGTTGAGTTTGTTATCAATAGATGTATCATACAACAATTTGGAGGGCCCACTTCCAAGAAGCAAATTGTTTCAAAATGCTTCGGCAGAGTGGTTTATCCGTAACAAGGGATTATGTGATGAGGTGCCAAGTTTGCCTACTTGTGGGTCAACCACTGTAAGCACTCATCATTCAACTAAAAACCACATTATACTCTTTGTTATCACTCCTATATTGGGCACCTTGGTTCTTTTAGGTTTGTCTACTATCATCATTGCCGCTCTTCATAGGAGAGGAAACCCTATAGAGAAAAAGGATACTGATATTGTTATTGGCGATCTGTTTTCGATATTGAATTTTGATGGAAGAGTTGCTTATGACTATATCATCAATGCCTCTGAAAATTTTGATGAGAAATATTGCATCGGGAGTGGAACATATGGCAAAGTTTACAAAGTAGAACTTCCAATGGAACAAGTGGTAGCTGTTAAAAAACTTCATCCAATGGAAGGAGTATTTGATGAGAAAAATTTCCAGAATGAGATTCAAGCATTAACCAGAATTCGACATCGTAACATTGTAAAACTTCATGGGTTTTGCACCAGTTCAGGTTGTAAATTTCTTATATATGAGTACATTGAGAAGGGAAGTTTAGCTAGCATCCTTTGTAATCAAGAAACCGCAGAGGAATTAAATTGGGAGAGAAGAGTTCATATTATCAAAGATGTGACCCATGCTTTATCATACATGCACCATGATTGTAATCTATACATAGTGCATCGAGACATCTCgagtaataatatattattaggcTCTGATTTTAAGGCTTATCTTTCGGACTTTGGCACTGCAAGAATTCTAAAATCTGATTCATCAAATTGGAGCACAGTAGCAGGCACATTTGGATATGCTGCCCCAGGTAAGTCATTCTTCCAATTTGTCCTCCTTATTATTGTAGTTATTCTAtttgtcatatatatatat